In the genome of Marinomonas algicola, the window CAGAAAACAGCCGACCACTTACCGTTGGTCTTTCCATTTTTGGCGCCCCCGAATCCGGCGTCAATTGGGCCATCATCTGCGCCGGAACATTAATCTCCATTGCGCCTCTTTTAGTTATGTTTATTGTCTTTCAAAAACAATTTATTCAATCCTTTATGCACGCCGGTATTAAATAAAAATAAGTCATAAATAAGGAACCATTAAAAAGGAGCATAAAAGCGGAAACAATAAAGGGGGGCGTAAAAAGAAGACGCCCCTTTTTGCTTTAGTCAACAGTAAATCGTTTTTTTTATACACTCAGCCCGATAAAACGCTCAATGCGTCGTTAACCAAGCCAATCACTCCTCTAATTTAAGAATCGCTTCTAACTCTTTATAATCATCCAGTTCCATAAGCAATCGAGTCTTTTCACTTTTGGCAATTTTGAGCCAGCTTTCGCCCTCTAACGCCCCCACCAAGGCATACAAAAAATTCAAACTGGGATTCACACGACTTTCTTTTTTTAAACGGATAAACGCCCGCACCGCACCAAGAGCCCTAAGTTCTTCAACTGTAGTTATGCCAACCTCAATCAATAACGCTTCGGACTTAGGCCCCAAACCCTGTAAGTCTCTTAATCTACTCAACTTCTCTCAGCTCCTCGT includes:
- a CDS encoding TfoX/Sxy family protein; the protein is MSRLRDLQGLGPKSEALLIEVGITTVEELRALGAVRAFIRLKKESRVNPSLNFLYALVGALEGESWLKIAKSEKTRLLMELDDYKELEAILKLEE